One window of the Nicotiana tabacum cultivar K326 chromosome 4, ASM71507v2, whole genome shotgun sequence genome contains the following:
- the LOC107824984 gene encoding uncharacterized protein At1g51745 isoform X1: MGSSGESSAKAIDASVGGLVWVRRRNGSWWPGRILGPDELPQSCSVSPRSGTPVKLLGREDASVILFGNMGNLPSMGKRDWYNLEKSKRVKAFRCGEYDECIEKAKAAAANSSRKAVKYARREDAIIHALEIESARLGKDHPNFFSRIDKEDGEHHTMEDSHTSSNPLEDGKDLDEELTSSEDNSNSAQELSQSGVSFEAPNHVIASNEKPVCGRRRRTPNDSEDDGTEGSKRMKGLDDLGMGVVSSLKRKRSQVAHVHDFLKRKNRRRPLTKVLESTAMVSVPIMCEQLPSPTGSTLVGVSESKVYGLQSIESGKSSPTVLNNDTDNISVTCVNGKPLDAFGYAHDSSLVKCKQKESEISSILGLSGSGSSDRLFDVPLVTEEKHSAGLSPIMSCTSQKAQGGVGAQSSQGSQVEAISFGSEELDDSDSTSSGSDDFQCFSQRMEKGTSKWQLKGKRNSRQTSRKAGCYNTGGSHASESLTYSLKSRPATTMPQSQTRSIVDELRGWGRNVSLREARMKGPTAELLAPQRLLPYRQSRYTVNPKYESSDFSLRHHIADSSLYDVNLEVKASYRPQHVPYISLMSKLNGQPIIGHPLTVEVLDDGFCDNLLVSGSECYSSSYDLDEDHSENISALQGADMDYESKPSLAARISTRHRMVQPRDSPTKSPKTRKNGLLSKKIRKLSSLTGSHQQNKEKKPVVEKLRGPAVACVPLKIVFSRINEALNSSVRPAHRSIIPSIG; this comes from the exons ATGGGGAGTTCGGGTGAGTCAAGTGCCAAAGCCATTGATGCGTCGGTGGGTGGGCTGGTGTGGGTCCGCAGGCGAAATGGGTCGTGGTGGCCTGGTCGAATTTTGGGCCCAGATGAGTTACCTCAGAGTTGTTCTGTTTCACCAAGATCAGGCACTCCTGTTAAGCTCCTTGGCAGAGAAGATGCCAGTGT GATTTTATTTGGCAATATGGGGAATCTTCCTTCTATGGGTaaaag GGACTGGTATAATCTTGAAAAATCTAAGCGGGTGAAAGCCTTTCGTTGTGGGGAGTATGATGAATGTATTGAGAAAGCCAAGGCTGCTGCTGCTAACTCTTCAAGAAAGGCTGTCAAATATGCTCGAAGAGAGGATGCCATTATTCATGCTCTAGAGATTGAAAGTGCTCGTCTTGGGAAAGACCATCCAAATTTTTTCTCAAGAATAGATAAAGAAGATGGAGAGCATCATACCATGGAAGACTCACATACTTCATCTAATCCTCTTGAAGATGGTAAGGATTTAGATGAGGAACTGACTAGTTCAGAAGATAATTCAAATTCTGCTCAAGAATTATCTCAATCTGGTGTATCATTTGAGGCGCCAAATCATGTAATTGCTTCTAATGAGAAACCTGTGTGTGGGAGACGGAGGAGAACACCAAACGACTCAGAGGATGATGGAACTGAGGGAAGTAAGCGCATGAAAGGACTTGATGACCTGGGGATGGGTGTGGTGTCATCTCTGAAAAGGAAGAGATCTCAGGTGGCACATGTTCATGATTTTTTAAAGAGAAAGAACCGTCGCCGGCCCTTAACAAAAGTTTTGGAGAGTACAGCAATGGTGTCTGTTCCTATAATGTGTGAACAACTTCCTAGTCCAACTGGCTCTACTCTCGTAGGGGTGTCTGAAAGCAAAGTTTATGGGTTACAGTCTATAGAGTCTGGGAAAAGTTCCCCTACTGTACTCAATAACGACACAGATAATATCTCAGTTACCTGTGTGAATGGGAAACCATTGGATGCATTTGGTTACGCTCATGATTCTTCCCTTGTTAAATGCAAACAGAAAGAGAGTGAAATTTCCAGCATTTTGGGGTTGTCTGGGAGTGGCTCTTCTGACAGGCTGTTTGATGTGCCTTTAGTTACAGAAGAGAAGCATTCTGCAG GCTTGTCTCCTATTATGTCTTGTACATCTCAGAAGGCTCAAGGTGGTGTTGGGGCACAGTCTAGCCAGGGCAGCCAAGTTGAAGCTATTTCGTTTGGGAGTGAGGAGCTTGATGACTCAGACTCTACTAGTTCTGGTAGTGACGATTTCCAGTGTTTCAGCCAGAGGATGGAGAAAGGAACTTCAAAGTGGCAGTTGAAAGGAAAGAGGAATTCAAGGCAGACAA GTCGGAAAGCTGGTTGCTATAATACTGGTGGTTCCCATGCTTCAGAGAGTTTGACATATAGTTTAAAGTCGAGACCAGCAACAACTATGCCTCAGTCCCAAACTAGATCCATAGTGGATGAGTTGCGAGGTTGGGGCAGGAATGTTTCTCTCAGAGAGGCTCGTATGAAGGGGCCAACAGCTGAGCTGCTAGCTCCCCAGAGGTTGCTACCCTATCGCCAGTCTCGATATACAGTTAACCCCAAGTATGAGTCATCAGATTTTTCTCTTAGGCACCACATAGCTGATTCTTCACTGTATGATGTTAATCTTGAGGTCAAAGCCAGCTATCGTCCACAGCATGTTCCATATATTTCTCTAATGAGCAAATTGAATGGTCAGCCTATCATAGGTCACCCTCTCACAGTTGAAGTCTTGGATGATGGCTTTTGTGATAATCTGCTAGTCAGTGGATCTGAGTGCTATAGCAGCAGCTATGACTTGGATGAGGATCACAGTGAGAACATCTCAGCTTTGCAAGGTGCGGATATGGATTATGAATCCAAGCCAAGTTTGGCGGCCAGGATATCTACTAGGCATCGCATGGTGCAACCTCGTGATTCACCAACTAAGTCGCCCAAGACAAGGAAAAACGGCCTCCTTTCAAAGAAGATTAGAAAATTGTCTTCCTTAACCGGTTCTCACCaacaaaataaagagaagaaaccTGTAGTAGAGAAGCTTAGAGGCCCTGCAGTAGCTTGTGTCCCCC
- the LOC107824984 gene encoding uncharacterized protein At1g51745 isoform X2 codes for MGSSGESSAKAIDASVGGLVWVRRRNGSWWPGRILGPDELPQSCSVSPRSGTPVKLLGREDASVDWYNLEKSKRVKAFRCGEYDECIEKAKAAAANSSRKAVKYARREDAIIHALEIESARLGKDHPNFFSRIDKEDGEHHTMEDSHTSSNPLEDGKDLDEELTSSEDNSNSAQELSQSGVSFEAPNHVIASNEKPVCGRRRRTPNDSEDDGTEGSKRMKGLDDLGMGVVSSLKRKRSQVAHVHDFLKRKNRRRPLTKVLESTAMVSVPIMCEQLPSPTGSTLVGVSESKVYGLQSIESGKSSPTVLNNDTDNISVTCVNGKPLDAFGYAHDSSLVKCKQKESEISSILGLSGSGSSDRLFDVPLVTEEKHSAGLSPIMSCTSQKAQGGVGAQSSQGSQVEAISFGSEELDDSDSTSSGSDDFQCFSQRMEKGTSKWQLKGKRNSRQTSRKAGCYNTGGSHASESLTYSLKSRPATTMPQSQTRSIVDELRGWGRNVSLREARMKGPTAELLAPQRLLPYRQSRYTVNPKYESSDFSLRHHIADSSLYDVNLEVKASYRPQHVPYISLMSKLNGQPIIGHPLTVEVLDDGFCDNLLVSGSECYSSSYDLDEDHSENISALQGADMDYESKPSLAARISTRHRMVQPRDSPTKSPKTRKNGLLSKKIRKLSSLTGSHQQNKEKKPVVEKLRGPAVACVPLKIVFSRINEALNSSVRPAHRSIIPSIG; via the exons ATGGGGAGTTCGGGTGAGTCAAGTGCCAAAGCCATTGATGCGTCGGTGGGTGGGCTGGTGTGGGTCCGCAGGCGAAATGGGTCGTGGTGGCCTGGTCGAATTTTGGGCCCAGATGAGTTACCTCAGAGTTGTTCTGTTTCACCAAGATCAGGCACTCCTGTTAAGCTCCTTGGCAGAGAAGATGCCAGTGT GGACTGGTATAATCTTGAAAAATCTAAGCGGGTGAAAGCCTTTCGTTGTGGGGAGTATGATGAATGTATTGAGAAAGCCAAGGCTGCTGCTGCTAACTCTTCAAGAAAGGCTGTCAAATATGCTCGAAGAGAGGATGCCATTATTCATGCTCTAGAGATTGAAAGTGCTCGTCTTGGGAAAGACCATCCAAATTTTTTCTCAAGAATAGATAAAGAAGATGGAGAGCATCATACCATGGAAGACTCACATACTTCATCTAATCCTCTTGAAGATGGTAAGGATTTAGATGAGGAACTGACTAGTTCAGAAGATAATTCAAATTCTGCTCAAGAATTATCTCAATCTGGTGTATCATTTGAGGCGCCAAATCATGTAATTGCTTCTAATGAGAAACCTGTGTGTGGGAGACGGAGGAGAACACCAAACGACTCAGAGGATGATGGAACTGAGGGAAGTAAGCGCATGAAAGGACTTGATGACCTGGGGATGGGTGTGGTGTCATCTCTGAAAAGGAAGAGATCTCAGGTGGCACATGTTCATGATTTTTTAAAGAGAAAGAACCGTCGCCGGCCCTTAACAAAAGTTTTGGAGAGTACAGCAATGGTGTCTGTTCCTATAATGTGTGAACAACTTCCTAGTCCAACTGGCTCTACTCTCGTAGGGGTGTCTGAAAGCAAAGTTTATGGGTTACAGTCTATAGAGTCTGGGAAAAGTTCCCCTACTGTACTCAATAACGACACAGATAATATCTCAGTTACCTGTGTGAATGGGAAACCATTGGATGCATTTGGTTACGCTCATGATTCTTCCCTTGTTAAATGCAAACAGAAAGAGAGTGAAATTTCCAGCATTTTGGGGTTGTCTGGGAGTGGCTCTTCTGACAGGCTGTTTGATGTGCCTTTAGTTACAGAAGAGAAGCATTCTGCAG GCTTGTCTCCTATTATGTCTTGTACATCTCAGAAGGCTCAAGGTGGTGTTGGGGCACAGTCTAGCCAGGGCAGCCAAGTTGAAGCTATTTCGTTTGGGAGTGAGGAGCTTGATGACTCAGACTCTACTAGTTCTGGTAGTGACGATTTCCAGTGTTTCAGCCAGAGGATGGAGAAAGGAACTTCAAAGTGGCAGTTGAAAGGAAAGAGGAATTCAAGGCAGACAA GTCGGAAAGCTGGTTGCTATAATACTGGTGGTTCCCATGCTTCAGAGAGTTTGACATATAGTTTAAAGTCGAGACCAGCAACAACTATGCCTCAGTCCCAAACTAGATCCATAGTGGATGAGTTGCGAGGTTGGGGCAGGAATGTTTCTCTCAGAGAGGCTCGTATGAAGGGGCCAACAGCTGAGCTGCTAGCTCCCCAGAGGTTGCTACCCTATCGCCAGTCTCGATATACAGTTAACCCCAAGTATGAGTCATCAGATTTTTCTCTTAGGCACCACATAGCTGATTCTTCACTGTATGATGTTAATCTTGAGGTCAAAGCCAGCTATCGTCCACAGCATGTTCCATATATTTCTCTAATGAGCAAATTGAATGGTCAGCCTATCATAGGTCACCCTCTCACAGTTGAAGTCTTGGATGATGGCTTTTGTGATAATCTGCTAGTCAGTGGATCTGAGTGCTATAGCAGCAGCTATGACTTGGATGAGGATCACAGTGAGAACATCTCAGCTTTGCAAGGTGCGGATATGGATTATGAATCCAAGCCAAGTTTGGCGGCCAGGATATCTACTAGGCATCGCATGGTGCAACCTCGTGATTCACCAACTAAGTCGCCCAAGACAAGGAAAAACGGCCTCCTTTCAAAGAAGATTAGAAAATTGTCTTCCTTAACCGGTTCTCACCaacaaaataaagagaagaaaccTGTAGTAGAGAAGCTTAGAGGCCCTGCAGTAGCTTGTGTCCCCC
- the LOC107824980 gene encoding uncharacterized protein LOC107824980 isoform X1 encodes MTDYAQEQEMEIEALEAILMDEFKEIHSSESGLNTSNRCFQITISPQEDDEESTYSSVRLALIFSHTEKYPDEPPLLNVSSLKGIQSGDLKILKEKLEQEAVENLGMAMVYTLVTSAKDWLSERFAEETGAEDAEDAEAKKEEVIVPHGEPVTIETFLAWRERFEAELALERAKLMPDSALNAPKEKKLTGRQWFESGRASGKAAAAITEESDEDEDDIDFDDDDFEDDEEDMLEHYLAEKTD; translated from the exons ATGACAG ACTATGCACAGGAACAAGAGATGGAAATCGAGGCGTTGGAAGCAATTCTTATGGATGAATTCAAAG AAATTCACTCCAGTGAAAGTGGGCTAAAcacttcaaatcgatgcttccaAATTACTATTAGTCCTCAG GAGGATGATGAAGAATCTACATATTCATCAG TTCGACTAGCTTTAATATTCTCTCACACAGAAAAGTATCCCGATGAACCTCCACTTTTGAATGTCTCAAG TTTAAAAGGAATTCAATCTGGAGATCTTAAAATCTTGAAAGAGAAGCTTGAACAAGAG GCTGTTGAGAATCTTGGCATGGCCATGGTCTACACATTGGTCACATCAGCTAAAGACTGGCTATCTGAAAGATTTGCTGAAGAAACAGGAGCCGAAGATGCTGAAGATGCTGAAGCCAAAAAAGAGGAA GTAATTGTACCACATGGAGAACCAGTTACCATCGAAACATTCTTGGCATGGAGGGAAAGATTTGAAGCCGAACTAGCTCTGGAAAGAGCCAA GTTAATGCCAGATTCGGCACTTAATGCTCCAAAGGAAAAGAAACTGACAGGGAGGCAATGGTTTGAAAGTGGAAGAGCCAGTGGG AAAGCTGCGGCAGCTATTACTGAAGAATCTGATGAAGATGAggatgatattgattttgatgatgatgattttgaag atgatgaagaagatatgCTTGAGCACTATTTGGCCGAGAAAACAGATTGA
- the LOC107824980 gene encoding uncharacterized protein LOC107824980 isoform X3: MEIEALEAILMDEFKEIHSSESGLNTSNRCFQITISPQEDDEESTYSSVRLALIFSHTEKYPDEPPLLNVSSLKGIQSGDLKILKEKLEQEAVENLGMAMVYTLVTSAKDWLSERFAEETGAEDAEDAEAKKEEVIVPHGEPVTIETFLAWRERFEAELALERAKLMPDSALNAPKEKKLTGRQWFESGRASGKAAAAITEESDEDEDDIDFDDDDFEDDEEDMLEHYLAEKTD, translated from the exons ATGGAAATCGAGGCGTTGGAAGCAATTCTTATGGATGAATTCAAAG AAATTCACTCCAGTGAAAGTGGGCTAAAcacttcaaatcgatgcttccaAATTACTATTAGTCCTCAG GAGGATGATGAAGAATCTACATATTCATCAG TTCGACTAGCTTTAATATTCTCTCACACAGAAAAGTATCCCGATGAACCTCCACTTTTGAATGTCTCAAG TTTAAAAGGAATTCAATCTGGAGATCTTAAAATCTTGAAAGAGAAGCTTGAACAAGAG GCTGTTGAGAATCTTGGCATGGCCATGGTCTACACATTGGTCACATCAGCTAAAGACTGGCTATCTGAAAGATTTGCTGAAGAAACAGGAGCCGAAGATGCTGAAGATGCTGAAGCCAAAAAAGAGGAA GTAATTGTACCACATGGAGAACCAGTTACCATCGAAACATTCTTGGCATGGAGGGAAAGATTTGAAGCCGAACTAGCTCTGGAAAGAGCCAA GTTAATGCCAGATTCGGCACTTAATGCTCCAAAGGAAAAGAAACTGACAGGGAGGCAATGGTTTGAAAGTGGAAGAGCCAGTGGG AAAGCTGCGGCAGCTATTACTGAAGAATCTGATGAAGATGAggatgatattgattttgatgatgatgattttgaag atgatgaagaagatatgCTTGAGCACTATTTGGCCGAGAAAACAGATTGA
- the LOC107824981 gene encoding jacalin-related lectin 19-like, with protein MDMRPVGKEQAGELKKRIVVGPWGGHGGSPWDDGGFTGVREITLVYSLCIDSMTVVYDQNGKPYKAEKHGGVGGSKTAQIKLQFPGEYLTGVSGYYCPVVYGGSPVIRSLTFSSNRRTFGPFGVEEGTRFSLPMEGGQIVGFKGRSGWYLDAICCYIAKIKTTTVLQMAQQSLKKLASSVSLNYKGGDDQSKFYYYKGGDDQSKFYYYKGGDENQTKYSKK; from the exons ATGGACATG AGGCCGGTTGGGAAGGAGCAAGCAGGCGAATTAAAGAAGAGGATCGTTGTTGGACCGTGGGGTGGTCATGGTGGAAGCCCGTGGGACGATGGTGGTTTCACTGGAGTGAGAGAAATTACCCTTGTCTATTCTCTCTGTATAGACTCCATGACTGTGGTCTATGACCAAAATGGCAAGCCTTATAAAGCAGAGAAGCATGGAGGAGTTGGAGGTAGTAAAACTGCACAG ATTAAGCTGCAATTTCCAGGAGAATACTTGACGGGCGTTAGCGGCTACTATTGTCCAGTGGTCTATGGTGGCAGTCCAGTGATACGATCCCTCACCTTTAGCAGCAACAGAAGAACATTTGGACCTTTTGGAGTTGAAGAAGGAACGCGATTCTCCCTGCCGATGGAAGGTGGCCAGATTGTAGGCTTCAAGGGGAGAAGCGGGTGGTATTTAGATGCTATTTGCTGTTACATTGCTAAAATAAAGACAACTACAGTCTTACAGATGGCtcaacaaagtctgaagaaactTGCATCTTCTGTGTCTTTGAACTACAAAGGTGGAGATGACCAAAGCAAGTTTTATTACTACAAAGGTGGAGATGACCAAAGCAAGTTTTATTACTACAAAGGTGGAGATGAGAATCAAACCAAGTATTCCAAAAAATAA
- the LOC107824979 gene encoding uncharacterized protein LOC107824979 has protein sequence MKRRKRKAARQRKVNTKKGKRMEIINTDGRAADDADRISELPEHILHHILCLLRWPKDIVRTSILSKKWKVIWESFTSVDFDQRRFQNHKVGASNHLQSPPVEEQSASFKQVFKESLAAGYVDLRLIKFILFVENTLATRIEPLPSIQKFRLHVSSFVADLMTPYMNNWISVATDKNVKELDIHVKKADDVYENMVSQCYVLPQVAFASRTITSLKLDGCGMDVSAVIKLQNLRELSMKAMRINENVVHNFVQGCPLIEDMRLIKCHLLKFLHVSTLPKLKRLEVHEGSNLRSVKLEAPNLETFWFHGKKSSRCKLNLAGCGNLKNLMLRHAHMADKSFQERIAEFPLLEKLFLLECHALRRMTILSDKLKKLSVVRCSKLKEANIDAPNLLSFEYTGIELPFFSMNASQLQEVKLHLKSQKQKFHPFEVQKFIQGFEAKGFKLFLASKQDVIIYEEMRGIHLLPSRDFKIELTKSSRALGNLLNSHLRYFHPKTLILMTSPSSDLLAIKKEIMMNKEKTPSCCKYYSKKCWRHYLEDVRMFEFSPSNVNPNTSFELKWRSSPLPLPEDTDITEMDESMVHRDTELTDINE, from the exons atgaagagaaggaaaagaaaggcTGCAAGACAGAGAAAGGTAAATACTAAAAAGGGAAAGAGAATGGAGATCATCAACACAGATGGAAGAGCAGCTGATGATGCGGACAGGATCTCTGAGTTGCCTGAACACATTTTACATCACATCCTTTGTCTTCTCCGTTGGCCAAAGGATATTGTGAGAACTAGCATCTTGTCCAAGAAGTGGAAAGTCATTTGGGAATCTTTCACGTCCGTTGATTTTGATCAGAGGCGCTTCCAAAATCATAAGGTTGGAGCTTCAAATCATCTCCAATCTCCACCAGTGGAGGAACAGAGCGCAAGTTTCAAGCAGGTGTTTAAGGAATCCCTGGCAGCTGGATATGTAGATCTGCGATTAATAAAGTTCATTCTGTTTGTTGAGAACACCTTAGCAACCAGAATTGAACCATTGCCAAGTATACAAAAGTTCAGGCTGCATGTCTCCTCTTTTGTTGCTGATCTTATGACTCCCTATATGAATAACTGGATTAGTGTTGCTACTGACAAGAATGTTAAAGAGCTTGATATCCATGTGAAGAAGGCTGATGATGTCTATGAGAATATGGTTAGCCAATGTTATGTACTGCCTCAGGTCGCCTTTGCTTCCAGGACAATAACTTCATTGAAACTCGACGGATGTGGAATGGATGTTTCTGCTGTCATAAAGCTCCAAAACCTGCGGGAGCTATCCATGAAAGCTATGCGTATCAATGAGAATGTCGTCCATAATTTTGTCCAAGGCTGCCCTTTGATCGAAGATATGCGACTGATCAAGTGCCATCTTTTGAAATTCTTGCATGTCTCAACTCTGCCTAAACTAAAAAGGTTGGAAGTTCATGAGGGCTCCAACCTCAGGTCGGTCAAACTAGAGGCACCCAATCTTGAGACATTTTGGTTCCACGGAAAGAAATCTTCAAGGTGCAAATTAAACTTAGCAGGGTGCGGAAATCTTAAGAATTTGATGTTGAGGCATGCACACATGGCAGATAAGTCATTTCAGGAACGTATCGCCGAATTCCCATTACTTGAAAAATTGTTCCTGTTAGAGTGCCATGCGTTGCGGAGGATGACAATATTGAGTGACAAGCTGAAGAAGCTTTCAGTAGTAAGGTGCAGCAAACTAAAGGAAGCCAACATTGATGCACCAAATCTACTTTCATTTGAATATACTGGTATTGAGCTGCCTTTTTTTTCCATGAATGCTTCACAGTTGCAAGAAGTGAAGCTTCACTTGAAATCCCAAAAACAGAAGTTTCATCCTTTTGAAGTTCAGAAATTCATTCAAGGGTTCGAAGCCAAAGGTTTCAAGTTGTTTCTTGCCTCTAAACAG GATGTGATTATATATGAGGAAATGAGAGGAATCCATCTTCTTCCCTCTAGAGACTTCAAGATAGAATTGACTAAATCATCAAGAGCACTGGGAAATCTTCTCAATAGTCACTTGCGTTATTTTCACCCAAAAACTCTTATTTTAATGACATCTCCCAGCAGTGACCTTCTCGCG ATCAAAAAGGAGATCATGATGAACAAAGAGAAGACTCCTAGCTGTTGTAAATATTACTCAAAGAAATGCTGGCGACATTATTTAGAAGACGTTAGAATGTTTGAGTTTTCTCCGTCTAATGTAAATCCCAATACGAGTTTTGAACTAAAGTGGAGATCGTCACCCTTGCCGCTGCCGGAAGATACAGACATAACAGAAATGGACGAGTCAATGGTGCATAGGGATACAGAGCTAACTGATATCAATGAGTAA